In Candidatus Palauibacter australiensis, the genomic window GGACGAGGTCGACAGGTACACCGGGCGCGACGTCCGGAAGAGTCGCGACGCGGACGGTTGCATCGCTTCCACGAGGCCCGAGACCTCGGCGCTCCGGTGCCCGACGACGGGTCGCCGCATGGCGTCGAACAGATCCGGAGGGACTTCGGTCGGGCCGGGCAGAAAGAAGCGGCCGAACGAGATGGGCGGGCTCATGGCGGGAGATGGTATCGCCCCCGGGGGCCTGTCGCCAATCGTTCGCTCGCGGTCCTCGCGCAGTCCGGTTGACGCGCCGCCGGAGGGGCAAGATTTTCCGGCCCGAACAGGGGGTTCTCCACATGCGATACGTCACGATCACCGACCTGTCCCCGGAAGATGTGCTCGACCGCGCGAAAAGCTTCTTCGGCGAGCACTCCGGGCTTCGGGTTCACGAGGAGACCGACGCATCCGTCACCTTCGCCGGCGAGATCGGTCTCGCCCGCTTCGCGGTCGACCGCGCGGGCGGCCACACGAACGTCCGCGTGGAGACGGACCGCGTCGTGGGCCTCGACGTGACCGACCTCGCGAAGCGTTTCCTCTACACCCTACGCAACGTCCACTGAGAATGAACGCCATCACGGTTCGCCTCATCATGCCCGACCGCTGGCTCGAGCACGTGGCCGACCTGCCGGCCGACACGACCGTGGCCGACGCCAAGGCCTTCGGAATCCGCGCGATGCTCCAGCGCTCCTCGGACGACCCGGGCGACTTCTACACCGAGTTCGCCGAGCGCCGCATCCGCGACGAAACGCGCACCCTCGCCGACGTGGGGATTGGGTCGCGCGGCGTCCTCTCGATCCGCGCCTACGACCTCGGCCACTACCCCCCCTTCCGGGGCTAGCAGACAGAATCCCGGTCCGCGTTTCGAGGCCATTCGCATTTCCTGATGTCGCGCGATATCATGAATCATGATGTCTATTCATGATTCCAAGCGTGAGGTCGAGCGGATGCGTGACGCGGGGCGGGCGCGCGAGCCTGTCCAGGTCTACCTTGCGCCCTCCGAACGGAGGCGCTTGGAGCGGCTGCGAGAAACCCTCGATACGACCAAGTCGGACGTGCTGAGGAAGGGTCTCAAGGCGCTGGAATCCCAACTCCTGGATCCGGATCGCCACCCGGCGCTCTCGATCGTTGGCCTCTTCCGCGGGACGCCATGCGAAGGCGAAGCGAGTCTGGATGTCGCGCGCGCTCACGATGAAGTTCTTGCCGACGCCGAGATCCACTCGTGGTCATCCGACCGGAGCGGTGAGTCCGGCGGCGGCTCGAAGTGAGAGCGGTATTCGTCGATACCAGCGCCTGGTATCCCTTGGCTGACGGCGCACACCCGGATCATCAGGCGCTTGTCGAGGCTCTCCGCGTCCGGGTTCGGCGGGGCGTCGCCGTCGTGACTTCCAACCTCGTGGTTGCCGAGAGCCACGCGCTGTTGCTGCGGCGCGTGGGGCGAGAGGTTGCGCTCGCTTTCCTCGAAGCGGTCCGGCGACCTCCAAATCGGATCGAGCATGTGACACCGGCACGCGAAGACGTGGCTGTCGACGAGTGGATCCGACGTTTCACGGACCAGGATTTTTCGCTCGCCGACGCCACGAGCTTCGCTATCATGTCCGAGCTGCGGATCCACGAAGCGTTGACACTCGATCGACACTTCGGGACGGCGGGATTCGTCATGGTCCCCGCCGCGACCTGAACGGGCTCGTCAGGCTGGGGGCGTCCACACGGCGGCGACCGCCGGATCCGGGGCGGGGAGGCGGTCGGGGTGGAGCAGTCCGCCGAGGATCTCGACGCCGGTGACGAAGCGGGGACCCGAGCGGTTGAAGTAGGAGGAGGCGTCGACGACCCAGGTGCGGCCGTCGGCGACCGCGCGCGGCGCCACCTCCCGCAGACGTTCGGCGTGCGCGTCGGCATCGGCCCGCGCTGCCTCCAAGCCGTAGCCGCACGGCATGAGGAGGAGCGCGTCGGGATCGAGATCTCCCATCTCCTCCCACGACACCTCGCGGGAGGGCTGCCCCGCCTCGCCCGCCAGGTTCCGGCCGCCGGCAAGCTCGACCATCTCGGGCACCCAGTGACCGGGCGCGAACGGCGGATCGAACCATTCGATCCCGAGCACCCCGGGCGCGTCCGCGTCCCCCACCGCCTCGCGCACCGCGTCGAGTCGCTTCCGGAGCGATCCCCCCGCGTCCCGGGCGACGTCCGGATCGCCCGCGGCGCGCGCCACCTGCGTGATCGAGGCGAGGATGTCCTCGATCGTATGGGCGTCGAGCGAGACGACCTCGGCCTCGATCCCGCGCCCCCCGAGCGCCTCCTGCACCTCGTCGGTCGGCACGGCGCACACGTCGCACACGGCTTGAGTGAG contains:
- a CDS encoding PIN domain-containing protein, producing the protein MRAVFVDTSAWYPLADGAHPDHQALVEALRVRVRRGVAVVTSNLVVAESHALLLRRVGREVALAFLEAVRRPPNRIEHVTPAREDVAVDEWIRRFTDQDFSLADATSFAIMSELRIHEALTLDRHFGTAGFVMVPAAT
- a CDS encoding cobalamin-binding protein, giving the protein MRIVSLLASGTEIVDALGLGESLVGISHECDHPPHLLDRPRVSRPRFDPEGLTSGEIDAAVRQAMVEHGSVYEIDGAVLERLDPDVILTQAVCDVCAVPTDEVQEALGGRGIEAEVVSLDAHTIEDILASITQVARAAGDPDVARDAGGSLRKRLDAVREAVGDADAPGVLGIEWFDPPFAPGHWVPEMVELAGGRNLAGEAGQPSREVSWEEMGDLDPDALLLMPCGYGLEAARADADAHAERLREVAPRAVADGRTWVVDASSYFNRSGPRFVTGVEILGGLLHPDRLPAPDPAVAAVWTPPA